In uncultured Cohaesibacter sp., a genomic segment contains:
- a CDS encoding leucyl aminopeptidase family protein, translating into MPTNVDSSPIYFMNSDAEALVPNALSALATQWVETTGFAAKEGEVCLIPALDGQCDAVLFGLGKRGSKTASPLLPGLLPVKLPAGRYHFANPEALGDDPQSLFLATLAWHLGSYRFDRYKENATPLPELDWPEGVDREDVLRQVKGSNLARDLINIPSNDMGPDELEAVTRGLVDTHGARLEVTTGDELLEKNFPMIHAVGRASLRAPRLLDFVWGKESHPKVTLVGKGVCFDTGGLNLKPGSSMALMKKDMGGAANVLGLASMIMAANLPVRLRVLIPAVENSVSGSAFRPGDVLQSHKGLTVEIGNTDAEGRLILADALSLADEEEPELLIDMATLTGAARVALGPDLPPFYSDDHELVHALACESTRQWDPLWNMPLWDAYDAKLSSDIADVNHITTDGFAGSITAALFLRRFVSKTGSWAHFDIYGWAPAAQAARPKGGEAQGIRAIYTLIRNRYDIGWS; encoded by the coding sequence ATGCCTACAAATGTTGATTCCAGCCCAATTTATTTCATGAACAGTGATGCCGAGGCTCTGGTTCCCAACGCGCTTTCCGCGCTGGCAACACAATGGGTCGAGACAACAGGCTTTGCCGCCAAGGAAGGCGAGGTATGCCTCATTCCTGCGCTTGATGGCCAGTGCGATGCCGTTCTTTTTGGCCTTGGCAAGCGTGGTAGCAAAACCGCCTCTCCGCTGCTGCCGGGCCTGCTGCCGGTGAAGCTGCCCGCCGGGCGCTATCATTTCGCCAACCCCGAAGCCCTCGGTGATGATCCGCAGTCCCTGTTTCTGGCAACTCTCGCCTGGCATCTGGGCAGCTACCGTTTTGATCGCTACAAGGAAAACGCCACGCCTCTGCCTGAGCTCGACTGGCCTGAGGGTGTTGATCGCGAAGATGTTCTGCGGCAGGTCAAGGGCTCCAATCTGGCACGTGACCTCATCAACATCCCGTCCAATGACATGGGGCCGGACGAACTGGAAGCGGTCACCCGCGGTCTGGTCGATACCCATGGAGCCCGTCTGGAAGTGACCACGGGAGATGAGCTGCTTGAAAAGAACTTCCCGATGATCCACGCCGTTGGCCGCGCCTCGCTGCGCGCGCCGCGCCTGCTCGACTTCGTCTGGGGCAAGGAAAGCCACCCCAAGGTGACGCTGGTGGGCAAAGGCGTGTGCTTCGACACCGGTGGTCTCAACCTCAAGCCCGGCAGCTCGATGGCGCTGATGAAAAAGGACATGGGGGGCGCTGCCAACGTGCTCGGTCTTGCGTCCATGATCATGGCGGCCAATCTGCCCGTGCGTCTGCGCGTGCTCATTCCGGCGGTCGAGAACTCCGTATCCGGCAGTGCCTTCCGCCCCGGCGACGTGCTGCAGAGCCACAAGGGCCTGACGGTGGAGATCGGCAACACCGATGCCGAAGGACGTCTCATTCTGGCCGATGCGCTGTCGCTGGCCGACGAGGAAGAGCCGGAATTGCTGATCGACATGGCGACGCTGACGGGTGCCGCCCGCGTGGCCCTTGGTCCGGATCTGCCGCCTTTCTACAGTGATGACCATGAGCTGGTCCATGCGCTTGCCTGCGAAAGCACACGGCAGTGGGATCCGCTCTGGAACATGCCGCTTTGGGATGCCTATGACGCCAAACTGTCTTCCGACATCGCCGATGTGAACCATATCACCACGGACGGCTTTGCAGGCTCCATCACGGCAGCGCTGTTCCTGCGACGCTTCGTTTCCAAGACCGGAAGCTGGGCTCATTTCGACATCTACGGCTGGGCTCCCGCCGCTCAGGCTGCCCGTCCCAAAGGTGGTGAGGCGCAGGGCATTCGGGCTATCTACACCCTGATCCGCAATCGCTACGATATCGGATGGTCCTGA
- a CDS encoding CpaF family protein, whose protein sequence is MFGKRGTESVRIPAPVSKAKAGPSKPASAKPSPKKEDDAYKQAVEVNYQPIEDSAASNRSEQYFDIKTSVFGALIDTIDLAQMARLDADSAREEIRDIVSEIIALKNIVLSIAEQEDLLDDICNDVLGYGPLEPLLARDDIADIMVNGAEKTYIETQGKVYLTNVRFRDNAQLMNICQRIVSQVGRRVDESSPICDARLPDGSRVNVIAPPLAIDGPTLTIRKFKKDKLTLDQLVRFGSISPEGAQILKIIGRVRCNVVISGGTGSGKTTLLNCLTNYIEGDERIVTCEDAAELQLQQPHVVRLETRPPNLEGEGQITMTDLVRNCLRMRPERIIVGEVRGFEAFDLLQAMNTGHDGSMGTLHANSPREALSRLEAMITMGGYNLPTKTIREMIVGSVDVIIQASRLRDGSRRITHITEVTGMEGDVVTTQDLFVYDITGEDASGKILGVHRSTGIGRPAFWERARYYNEETNLAAALDAANVDPATFA, encoded by the coding sequence ATGTTCGGAAAACGTGGAACAGAGAGCGTCAGGATCCCGGCGCCAGTGAGCAAGGCCAAGGCTGGCCCTTCAAAGCCGGCGTCTGCAAAGCCGTCTCCCAAGAAAGAGGATGACGCCTACAAGCAGGCGGTGGAGGTGAACTATCAGCCGATCGAGGATAGCGCTGCGTCCAATCGCTCAGAGCAGTATTTCGATATCAAGACCTCCGTATTCGGCGCCTTGATCGACACCATCGATCTGGCGCAGATGGCACGCCTTGACGCTGATTCCGCCCGCGAGGAAATTCGCGACATCGTGTCCGAAATCATTGCGCTCAAGAATATCGTTCTCTCAATCGCTGAGCAGGAAGACCTGCTTGATGACATCTGCAACGATGTGCTTGGCTATGGACCGCTGGAGCCGCTTCTTGCCCGCGACGACATCGCCGACATCATGGTCAATGGGGCAGAGAAGACCTATATCGAAACACAGGGCAAGGTCTATCTGACCAACGTTCGCTTCCGCGACAACGCCCAGTTGATGAACATCTGTCAGCGGATCGTTTCGCAGGTTGGCCGCCGCGTCGATGAATCGAGCCCCATCTGCGACGCGCGTCTTCCCGACGGTTCCCGTGTCAACGTGATTGCCCCACCTCTGGCCATTGATGGCCCGACCCTGACCATTCGTAAATTCAAGAAGGACAAGCTGACACTGGATCAGCTGGTCCGGTTCGGTTCCATCTCGCCGGAGGGGGCCCAGATCCTCAAGATCATCGGGCGGGTTCGCTGCAATGTGGTCATCTCGGGTGGTACCGGTTCGGGCAAGACGACGTTGCTCAACTGCCTGACCAACTATATCGAAGGGGATGAGCGCATCGTTACCTGTGAGGACGCAGCCGAACTGCAGCTGCAGCAGCCCCACGTGGTACGCCTTGAAACCCGCCCGCCCAACCTCGAGGGCGAGGGTCAGATCACCATGACGGATCTGGTCAGGAACTGTCTGCGTATGCGCCCCGAGCGGATCATCGTCGGCGAGGTGCGCGGCTTTGAGGCTTTCGACCTTTTGCAGGCGATGAACACCGGTCATGACGGCTCTATGGGCACGCTGCACGCCAACTCGCCGCGCGAAGCCCTGTCCCGTCTTGAAGCCATGATCACCATGGGTGGCTATAACCTTCCCACCAAGACCATCCGCGAAATGATCGTGGGATCGGTGGATGTGATCATTCAGGCCAGCCGCCTGCGGGATGGTTCGCGCCGCATCACCCACATCACGGAAGTGACGGGCATGGAAGGCGATGTCGTCACCACTCAGGATCTGTTTGTCTATGACATTACGGGCGAAGACGCTTCGGGCAAGATCCTCGGTGTTCACCGGTCCACAGGCATTGGCCGACCGGCATTCTGGGAACGGGCCCGCTATTACAACGAAGAAACCAATCTGGCCGCGGCGCTTGATGCCGCCAATGTCGATCCGGCCACTTTTGCATAA
- a CDS encoding glyoxylate/hydroxypyruvate reductase A, whose translation MKIALTAKGWDIPAWIENLNKLLPDAEIRLSDDLGDPSEIDYALVWKGDTAFLKDLPNLKAIFSLGAGVEFLTQEPDLPNVPIVRVIGDDLTARMCEYVVLNVLMHHRHSLRSLNQQANRDWNQRPDAAAEDFRVGMLGIGVLGLAAARKLQNLGYRVSGWSRSLKQVDGLATYHGADGLDEMLAKTDILVSLLPHTPQTEGILNLDLFKKLAKDGPLGGPVIINAGRGKLQVEADIVTAIREGILAGASLDVFEQEPLPEDSPLWNLPNVIITPHIAAVSAPYATTKGIAEQILRNEAGEQMIGIVDRGAGY comes from the coding sequence ATGAAAATTGCACTGACCGCCAAGGGCTGGGATATTCCAGCCTGGATCGAGAATCTCAACAAGCTTTTGCCGGATGCCGAGATTCGGCTGTCCGATGATCTGGGCGATCCCAGCGAGATCGATTATGCCCTTGTGTGGAAGGGGGATACGGCCTTCCTGAAGGACCTGCCCAATCTGAAGGCGATCTTCTCGCTTGGTGCCGGTGTTGAATTTCTGACTCAAGAACCGGATCTGCCGAATGTGCCGATCGTGCGTGTCATTGGCGACGATCTGACGGCCCGCATGTGCGAATATGTGGTGCTGAATGTGTTGATGCATCACCGCCACAGCCTGCGCAGCCTTAACCAGCAGGCCAACCGGGACTGGAACCAGAGGCCCGATGCGGCGGCTGAGGACTTCCGGGTCGGTATGCTCGGGATTGGCGTGCTCGGCCTTGCCGCTGCCCGCAAGCTGCAAAATCTCGGTTACCGGGTTTCCGGCTGGAGCCGCTCGCTCAAACAGGTGGATGGCCTTGCCACTTATCACGGTGCCGATGGCCTTGATGAGATGCTGGCAAAGACAGACATTCTCGTCTCGCTGCTGCCGCACACGCCGCAGACCGAGGGCATTCTCAATCTCGATCTGTTCAAGAAACTCGCCAAGGACGGCCCGCTGGGCGGACCGGTGATCATCAACGCCGGACGGGGCAAGCTTCAGGTTGAAGCCGATATCGTGACCGCCATCCGGGAAGGCATTCTCGCCGGAGCATCGCTCGATGTCTTCGAACAGGAACCTCTGCCCGAAGACAGCCCGCTGTGGAATCTGCCCAACGTCATCATCACGCCGCATATCGCCGCCGTCAGTGCCCCTTATGCGACAACCAAAGGCATCGCCGAACAGATCCTGCGCAATGAAGCGGGTGAACAGATGATCGGCATCGTTGATCGGGGTGCGGGCTATTAA
- a CDS encoding S41 family peptidase produces MLLIPVALFGFIAFGLVNINGAWQQRLDVEAEGIHLSRLQMAEELDQAYDLLNRYHPHAHLYRTRRELDQILASIKADIRADNDLATAFMLHTRLMASVCDYHTAVAMGKDRLSRQFELFRAKSTFWPIKSRPLEIRGGKVMAEIDDHMRPLVEINGTSAEEVRDLLEAVWPKDGCAPPKTLNTRQSSLFYEFVLQGMWDERNKVHYSYAIPDSTVQIKGELDVEAILKKQERRSKYAPEFRFLRDAGFENERMNKGRSVSVWEPYFFHSREKGVVYLHLPDFKSYGAVAGDYKAIFSNIRAFKPKTLVLDLRDSGGGDVLTEALIAALLGVDTAKVARYNVYRHGALHLPENFDAEGILDNFAFKLEAEMAQKEPRVGDNHMILLNPDTFDVPGLESKLYVLIGQSTASAAGILAAQLRHYRGATLVGMPTTVRANRMCSKAPGTFAMPHSKLKLRIPLVCLYDRNLPDGRVEPDILIDGYPTSLGEREMKSLAFVLNKL; encoded by the coding sequence GTGCTGCTCATTCCGGTCGCCCTGTTTGGCTTCATTGCCTTTGGTCTCGTCAATATCAACGGAGCCTGGCAGCAAAGACTGGACGTTGAAGCGGAGGGTATTCATCTCAGCCGACTGCAAATGGCGGAAGAGCTGGATCAGGCCTACGACCTTCTCAACCGTTACCATCCCCACGCCCATCTCTATCGCACAAGGCGGGAGCTCGACCAGATCCTTGCCTCGATCAAGGCTGATATTCGTGCGGACAATGATCTGGCCACGGCCTTCATGCTGCACACGCGTCTGATGGCGTCGGTCTGTGACTATCATACTGCGGTCGCCATGGGAAAGGACAGGCTCTCCCGCCAGTTTGAGCTTTTTCGTGCCAAATCGACCTTTTGGCCGATCAAGTCTCGACCGCTGGAAATTCGTGGTGGCAAGGTGATGGCGGAGATTGATGACCATATGCGCCCATTGGTGGAGATCAACGGGACATCGGCAGAAGAGGTCCGCGACCTTTTAGAGGCTGTCTGGCCCAAGGACGGTTGCGCACCACCCAAGACCCTGAATACCAGGCAATCCTCACTGTTCTATGAGTTTGTCCTTCAGGGCATGTGGGACGAGAGAAACAAGGTGCACTATAGCTACGCTATTCCCGACAGCACAGTCCAGATCAAGGGGGAGCTGGATGTGGAGGCGATCCTTAAGAAGCAAGAGCGCCGTAGCAAATACGCGCCCGAGTTTCGCTTTCTGCGCGATGCTGGTTTTGAAAACGAGCGGATGAATAAGGGTAGAAGCGTGTCTGTCTGGGAGCCCTATTTCTTTCATTCAAGAGAAAAGGGCGTTGTCTATTTGCATCTACCTGATTTCAAGAGCTATGGCGCTGTTGCTGGCGATTATAAAGCGATTTTCAGCAATATCCGAGCTTTCAAGCCCAAAACACTCGTGCTGGACTTGAGAGACAGCGGTGGGGGAGATGTCCTTACAGAAGCGCTGATAGCGGCGTTGCTTGGCGTCGATACAGCCAAAGTTGCGCGCTATAATGTGTACCGCCATGGCGCGCTTCATCTACCTGAAAACTTTGATGCCGAGGGAATTCTGGATAATTTTGCTTTTAAATTGGAGGCAGAAATGGCGCAAAAGGAGCCAAGGGTTGGCGACAATCACATGATTTTGCTAAATCCGGACACCTTTGATGTGCCGGGCCTTGAAAGTAAGCTTTATGTGCTGATCGGGCAGAGCACAGCCTCAGCGGCCGGAATTTTGGCTGCGCAACTCAGGCACTATCGCGGCGCGACCCTTGTGGGCATGCCGACAACCGTGCGCGCCAATCGTATGTGCTCCAAAGCACCAGGCACGTTTGCTATGCCCCATAGCAAACTGAAACTGAGGATCCCGCTGGTCTGCCTTTACGACAGGAATTTGCCTGACGGGCGGGTTGAACCTGACATTCTGATCGATGGCTATCCAACCAGCCTTGGGGAGCGCGAGATGAAGTCCTTGGCGTTCGTCTTGAACAAACTCTAG
- a CDS encoding type II secretion system F family protein: MAGFELQDMFALVTAIAVVASILAVAMPFLEKDRLGDRMKEVASERERIRKRERAMLNQGKNGGRVSLRQEPKELIISIVDRFKMRDAFSDKESRTKLKQAGFRHEKHLMTYTFARIVGPIVGLAVSLFYVFVVIKPDYPAMVNLFFCVLFAYACYYAPLLYLQNQRSKRQSSIIRAWPDALDLLLICVESGMTAETGFQKVAAEIGSASVELAEELTILTAELSYLQDRRMAYENISVRTGIEGVRGVMTSLIQAERYGTPLGDAIRTMAEENRAARMTAAEKKAAALPPKLTVPMILFFLPAIFVIVLGPIAVQYFSSH; the protein is encoded by the coding sequence ATGGCAGGCTTTGAGCTACAGGATATGTTCGCGCTGGTAACGGCCATTGCCGTTGTGGCCTCGATTCTGGCTGTGGCGATGCCTTTCCTTGAGAAGGATCGTCTTGGCGATCGCATGAAGGAAGTTGCCAGCGAGCGGGAACGGATCCGCAAGCGCGAACGCGCCATGCTCAATCAGGGCAAGAATGGTGGCCGAGTTTCTCTGCGTCAGGAGCCCAAGGAGCTGATCATCAGTATTGTTGATCGCTTCAAGATGCGCGATGCCTTCTCCGACAAGGAAAGCCGGACGAAGCTCAAGCAGGCAGGCTTTCGTCATGAAAAGCATCTGATGACTTATACCTTTGCCCGCATTGTCGGTCCCATCGTGGGGCTTGCGGTGTCGCTCTTCTATGTCTTCGTCGTGATCAAGCCCGACTACCCGGCGATGGTCAATCTGTTCTTCTGCGTCCTGTTCGCCTATGCCTGTTATTACGCGCCGCTACTTTATCTGCAGAACCAGCGCTCAAAGCGGCAAAGCTCGATCATCAGAGCCTGGCCGGATGCGCTTGACCTTTTGCTGATTTGCGTGGAATCGGGCATGACGGCAGAAACCGGCTTTCAGAAGGTGGCTGCTGAAATCGGCTCCGCCAGTGTTGAACTGGCAGAGGAACTGACGATCCTGACCGCCGAGCTGTCCTATCTTCAGGACCGCCGCATGGCCTATGAAAACATCTCCGTACGGACGGGTATTGAAGGGGTGCGCGGTGTCATGACCTCTCTCATTCAGGCCGAGCGCTATGGTACCCCGCTCGGGGACGCCATCCGCACCATGGCCGAGGAAAACCGCGCAGCCCGCATGACCGCAGCCGAGAAGAAAGCCGCCGCCCTGCCACCAAAACTGACCGTGCCGATGATCCTCTTCTTCTTGCCCGCGATTTTCGTGATCGTGCTTGGCCCAATCGCCGTGCAGTATTTCTCCTCGCACTGA
- a CDS encoding MarR family transcriptional regulator, with the protein MTMDICAGQALQLWHNVTHDLVLEEESDLSARQMMVLLTVYMETPPHTVRGLAAKLGVTKPAITRALDTMGRAGLLTRRRDDKDKRNVVILRTVKGALYVEKLGYKIVEQSRLIAS; encoded by the coding sequence ATGACTATGGATATTTGCGCTGGCCAGGCGCTGCAATTATGGCACAACGTCACTCATGATCTGGTGCTGGAAGAGGAAAGCGATCTTTCGGCAAGACAGATGATGGTGCTGCTAACCGTCTATATGGAGACGCCTCCGCATACCGTGCGCGGCCTTGCCGCCAAGCTGGGCGTTACCAAGCCCGCCATCACCCGCGCGCTGGACACGATGGGCCGGGCCGGATTGCTGACCCGCCGCCGCGACGACAAGGACAAGCGCAATGTCGTCATTCTGCGGACGGTCAAGGGCGCGCTCTATGTCGAAAAGCTTGGTTACAAGATCGTTGAGCAATCCCGCCTTATTGCGAGCTGA
- a CDS encoding NlpC/P60 family protein produces the protein MLNPSLNAFRPDLADKRLIGQVEAERFVDPLIKRVQVPIAPLKSGADGRSGLDTQAMLGEVVKVFEEGANGWSWVQLDGDGYVGYMPSNTLGPFDGPLNDEFVVGAPTHRVCAVRTFVYPGPDLKFPAAVFLSLGAGLILGEEREVRGTRYRKLLNMPTPNGEAGWVVAQHVREIDDKADDFVTVAESLVGTPYLWGGKSSLGIDCSGLVQLACEMAGIPMLRDASMQEKEAGVALDLSAGLPPLERGDLVFWPGHVGIMTDAETLLHANGYHMAVAREPLAGAIKRIAQNEYGALRAIRRLVG, from the coding sequence ATGCTCAATCCGTCTCTCAACGCCTTTCGTCCCGACCTTGCAGACAAGCGCCTGATCGGGCAGGTCGAGGCTGAACGCTTCGTTGATCCGCTCATCAAGCGGGTGCAGGTCCCCATCGCACCACTGAAGTCCGGTGCTGACGGACGCAGCGGGCTGGATACGCAGGCGATGCTGGGCGAGGTGGTGAAGGTCTTCGAGGAAGGGGCCAACGGCTGGAGCTGGGTGCAGCTCGATGGCGATGGTTATGTCGGCTACATGCCTTCCAACACGCTCGGCCCGTTCGACGGGCCACTCAATGACGAATTTGTCGTCGGGGCACCGACCCACCGGGTTTGCGCCGTGCGCACCTTCGTCTATCCCGGCCCGGACCTCAAATTCCCCGCCGCCGTTTTCCTGTCACTTGGCGCAGGGCTGATCCTTGGGGAAGAGCGGGAAGTCCGCGGCACCCGCTATCGCAAGCTGCTCAACATGCCAACGCCCAACGGCGAGGCGGGCTGGGTCGTTGCCCAACATGTGCGGGAGATTGACGACAAGGCGGATGATTTCGTCACTGTTGCCGAAAGCCTTGTCGGGACGCCCTATCTGTGGGGCGGCAAGAGCTCCCTCGGCATCGATTGCTCGGGTCTTGTTCAGCTCGCTTGCGAAATGGCGGGTATCCCTATGCTGCGCGATGCGTCGATGCAGGAAAAGGAAGCAGGGGTTGCGCTCGACCTGTCGGCCGGTCTTCCCCCGCTCGAACGCGGTGATCTGGTCTTCTGGCCGGGCCATGTGGGTATCATGACCGACGCTGAAACCCTGCTCCATGCCAATGGCTACCATATGGCAGTGGCCAGGGAGCCGCTTGCCGGGGCCATCAAGCGCATCGCGCAAAATGAATATGGTGCCCTCAGGGCGATCCGGCGTCTGGTGGGGTAG
- a CDS encoding type II secretion system F family protein gives MEFIGNDLIFTIALFVLVVFAVLGVAWGLFYPRLSKNFNRDQRVQAVAMSRVQIADKRLKAGNLDRRKDIEANLKQIENAQKKGKERKQSLKARLIQAGFTMTPKQFWLYSAVSGCVFFLGGLAGGMSMLVAIGLGLVGFLGVPHFWLARKRKKRMEKFIKEFPNAVDVIVRGIKTGLPLADCLVIAATETAEPVRSEFKRLIDEQAMGLPLAKVVPRLHQRVPLPETNFFAIVIAIQTQAGGSLSEALGNLSRVLRARAQMKEKVSAMSMEAKASAVIIGAMPFVIAFMLYLTQKTFILVMFEEPMGQMMLVCTLAWMGIGIFVMRQMINFDM, from the coding sequence ATGGAATTCATCGGCAATGATCTGATTTTCACCATAGCCCTGTTCGTTCTGGTCGTTTTTGCCGTGCTGGGTGTCGCATGGGGGCTGTTCTACCCGCGCCTGTCGAAGAATTTCAATCGCGATCAGCGTGTCCAAGCCGTCGCCATGAGTCGGGTCCAGATCGCAGACAAGCGTCTCAAGGCAGGCAATTTGGACCGACGCAAGGATATCGAGGCCAACCTCAAGCAGATCGAGAATGCCCAGAAGAAGGGCAAGGAAAGAAAGCAGTCTCTCAAGGCCCGACTGATACAGGCAGGGTTCACCATGACGCCGAAGCAATTCTGGCTCTATAGTGCGGTTTCCGGGTGTGTCTTTTTCCTTGGTGGTCTTGCCGGCGGCATGTCGATGCTTGTCGCCATTGGCCTCGGCCTTGTCGGCTTTCTCGGTGTTCCGCATTTCTGGCTGGCTCGCAAGCGCAAGAAGCGGATGGAGAAGTTCATAAAGGAGTTTCCCAACGCGGTCGACGTTATTGTCCGTGGCATCAAGACCGGCCTCCCGCTGGCGGATTGTCTGGTCATTGCCGCAACGGAAACAGCTGAGCCGGTGCGCAGCGAGTTCAAACGCCTGATCGATGAGCAGGCCATGGGGTTGCCTCTCGCGAAGGTCGTGCCGCGGCTGCATCAGCGTGTACCCTTGCCGGAGACGAACTTCTTCGCCATCGTCATTGCAATCCAGACGCAGGCGGGTGGCTCGCTCTCGGAAGCCTTGGGTAACCTGTCGCGCGTTCTGCGCGCGCGGGCGCAGATGAAGGAAAAGGTGAGTGCCATGTCGATGGAGGCCAAGGCCTCCGCCGTGATCATCGGGGCCATGCCCTTCGTGATCGCCTTCATGCTCTATCTGACCCAGAAAACCTTCATTCTCGTGATGTTCGAAGAGCCCATGGGGCAAATGATGCTTGTGTGTACGCTTGCGTGGATGGGGATCGGTATCTTCGTCATGCGTCAGATGATCAATTTCGACATGTAA
- a CDS encoding AAA family ATPase: MSEQQIPAVGFEEDFELQAFKQELSDGLTEGLTDIRPLPRVSITAFCETPQTQLVLDSISSDRRLARVHLRSVSGGIKSAIEFFSDIPTPNLILMEANQSYDELVADLDRLAEVCDVGTKVALIGHVNDVQMYRDLVRRGVSEYIVAPVGQIELIQALSDLFANPGAEPLGKTIAFMGAKGGVGSSTMAHNIGWSISTSNQQDVIISDFDVAFGTTGLDFNQDPPQTIADAIKAGERLDDQYLERLLTRCGERLSLLTAPAVLDNTCDYEGEFFSQMVDLLQNSAPYTVLDLPHVWTDWSKHLLLGADEIVITAVPDLANLRNVKNLFDMIDQARRGDRPPHLIINQTGIQKRPEIKAKDFAAALERDVFIEVPFDPASFGLAANNGQMISELGSNGKLVELFDRLASDITGRSEAPKTSKSLFAPLLGKLKKSK, encoded by the coding sequence ATGAGTGAGCAACAGATTCCTGCTGTTGGTTTTGAAGAGGACTTTGAACTGCAGGCCTTCAAGCAGGAGCTGTCTGATGGTTTGACCGAGGGATTGACCGACATCCGGCCACTTCCGCGCGTGTCCATCACCGCCTTTTGCGAAACGCCGCAAACCCAACTGGTTCTTGACTCCATCAGTAGTGACAGGCGTCTGGCGCGGGTACATTTGAGATCCGTCTCCGGTGGCATCAAGTCGGCCATTGAGTTTTTCTCGGATATCCCGACACCGAATCTCATCCTGATGGAGGCCAATCAGAGCTACGATGAGTTGGTTGCAGATCTCGACCGGTTGGCCGAGGTCTGCGATGTGGGCACCAAGGTGGCGCTGATCGGTCACGTCAATGATGTGCAGATGTATCGCGACCTCGTTCGACGGGGTGTTTCCGAATATATCGTCGCGCCTGTCGGGCAGATCGAACTGATCCAGGCCCTCAGTGATCTCTTTGCCAATCCGGGCGCAGAGCCTCTGGGCAAGACCATCGCCTTCATGGGCGCCAAAGGCGGCGTCGGGTCGTCCACCATGGCGCACAATATCGGCTGGTCGATCAGTACGAGCAACCAGCAGGATGTGATCATCTCCGACTTCGATGTTGCCTTTGGCACCACTGGACTGGATTTCAATCAGGACCCGCCGCAGACGATCGCCGACGCGATCAAGGCCGGGGAGCGGCTGGACGACCAGTATCTGGAACGTCTGCTGACCCGTTGTGGCGAGCGGCTCAGTCTTTTGACGGCACCGGCGGTACTCGACAATACCTGCGATTACGAAGGCGAATTCTTCAGTCAGATGGTGGATCTGCTGCAGAACAGCGCCCCCTATACGGTGCTTGATCTGCCTCATGTCTGGACAGACTGGAGCAAGCATCTGCTGCTGGGCGCTGACGAGATTGTCATCACGGCTGTGCCGGATCTGGCCAACCTGCGCAATGTCAAGAATCTGTTCGACATGATTGATCAGGCGCGGCGCGGCGACCGTCCGCCTCATCTGATCATCAACCAGACCGGCATACAGAAACGGCCCGAGATCAAGGCCAAGGATTTTGCCGCAGCTCTCGAACGCGATGTGTTCATTGAAGTGCCGTTCGACCCGGCCAGCTTTGGCCTCGCAGCCAACAATGGCCAGATGATTAGCGAACTGGGCTCCAACGGCAAGTTGGTGGAGTTGTTCGACCGTCTGGCCTCCGATATTACCGGACGCTCCGAGGCGCCCAAGACAAGCAAGTCCCTTTTCGCTCCGCTGTTGGGAAAACTGAAGAAATCGAAATAG
- a CDS encoding tetratricopeptide repeat protein, producing the protein MNAHLNTKPTPSMRKFMLAGSIALVVALAGCSSNKKSVSSSSHQGTSYATEEALQASVTYWGKRYNSDSKDVKTALNYGQSLRLLGRHEQALAVLEQLAAQHPKDRVVLAAYGKALATVGRFQQALQVLHTAQTPTMPDWRLDSAMGAIYDQTGDFQTARSHYDKALLQAPDEPSVLSNYGLSYLLEGDLPSAEGYLRQAAKNPKADSRVRQNLALALGLQGKFQEAESIAQNELSPQQAAQNMAYLKEMLSERGNWDKIKKQG; encoded by the coding sequence ATGAACGCTCATTTGAATACCAAGCCCACACCGTCCATGCGCAAGTTCATGCTCGCCGGATCCATCGCGCTGGTGGTTGCCCTTGCCGGCTGCTCGTCGAACAAGAAGAGCGTTTCCTCATCGAGCCATCAGGGCACCAGCTATGCGACCGAAGAGGCGCTGCAGGCATCTGTCACCTATTGGGGCAAGCGCTACAACAGCGACAGCAAGGACGTAAAGACCGCCCTCAACTATGGCCAGTCGCTAAGGCTGCTCGGTCGCCATGAGCAGGCGCTGGCGGTGCTCGAGCAGCTGGCTGCCCAGCACCCCAAGGACAGGGTCGTGCTGGCAGCCTATGGCAAGGCACTGGCAACGGTCGGCCGCTTCCAGCAGGCGCTGCAGGTGCTGCATACGGCCCAGACGCCGACGATGCCGGACTGGCGGCTGGATTCTGCGATGGGAGCGATCTACGATCAGACCGGCGACTTCCAGACCGCCCGCAGCCACTATGACAAGGCGCTGCTGCAGGCTCCCGATGAACCGAGCGTGCTGAGCAACTATGGCCTTTCCTATCTGCTGGAGGGCGATCTCCCCTCGGCGGAAGGTTACCTGAGGCAAGCAGCCAAGAACCCGAAGGCCGACAGTCGCGTGCGGCAGAATCTGGCGTTGGCGCTCGGCCTGCAAGGCAAGTTCCAGGAAGCGGAATCCATCGCCCAAAACGAGCTTTCACCACAGCAGGCCGCCCAGAACATGGCCTATCTCAAGGAAATGCTGAGCGAGCGTGGCAACTGGGACAAGATCAAGAAGCAGGGTTGA